In the genome of Cryptomeria japonica chromosome 8, Sugi_1.0, whole genome shotgun sequence, one region contains:
- the LOC131857821 gene encoding receptor-like protein EIX2: MYPLSFKMTAGCGFLLIWVIMLHSQFPFSTGCLQDERSYLLDFKVGYPLGGDSTVASGRQLTGEVRTSLSNLQHLQYLDLSWNDFNGTSIPPQLLKLHRLEFLSLKRAGFGGEVPLELGNMSSLRHLDISDNFWDNEACLKSSSFDAWVRNLRSLEFLDMSNVNLSMASEHWGDALSGLPNLTQIHLSDCGLSGNIPDLSNLTRLSHLDIGENSFPVQLPSWFENVSSLVSVDLSSCGINGFIPSNFMPRSRMSNLVLDSNYGLKGNLSFMLSHSSSLVVLSLSQCNLTGVFPTSIANFSKLMTMDLGYNNLEGSIPSSFGSLTSLRYLHLNDNHLSGQIPPSLCQLPTLSELYLGHNQLSGAIPDCISKLASLKVLSLRSSGLRGNISLQLFENLTRLEELDLSENQFVIDISTSWVPKFAHLYILELQSCNIEGNFPAFLSQQYQLSWLDLSDNNIVGNLPSWLWDLPNLDLLNLSNNQLEGSLPRKISHSFYTVDLHGNRLYGSLPALDFAANALDLSNNGFNGSIPTTIGIFDTLSLSGNNLTGEIPSSICNNSDYHRVLDLSKNKLTGMIPSNIGQCSRMEILKLAQNVLQGEIPKELGNLQSLRTLNLNGNRLQGIIPPSIANCTDLQIFDLGNNNFEGSIPVWIEKLTDLRILSLASNKFDGRIPPQLFRLQYLQILDLPDNQLSGNIPSDVSKLCALVNNSQSFHLQYSSYYPELSTVDREYGMNFADEVTVWIKGRRTPYSKIIGQDKFMDLSHNNLSGNIPSELRLLRGLISLNISKNNLSGVIPESLGALTYLESLDLSENNLLGKIPIQLLNLTFLAVLNLSDNKLSGLIPQGKQFSTFEISSFLGNPNLHGPPLENRTQSLGFGRQHNYKELNNTTTESVDAVVMDRWWAVGVGLSYGVGFATVIAVLCFHMKWRYMCFSFMDNFIYDLCE; the protein is encoded by the coding sequence GTACTTCTATCCCTCCCCAGCTTTTAAAATTGCATAGACTTGAGTTTCTTAGCTTGAAACGTGCTGGATTTGGCGGTGAAGTCCCTCTGGAGTTGGGAAATATGTCAAGCTTGCGTCATTTGGATATTTCAGATAACTTCTGGGACAATGAGGCATGCTTGAAGAGTAGCAGTTTTGATGCATGGGTAAGAAATCTAAGAAGCTTGGAGTTCTTGGATATGAGTAATGTGAACCTGAGCATGGCATCTGAGCACTGGGGTGATGCCCTTAGCGGTCTTCCCAATCTTACCCAGATTCACTTGTCTGACTGTGGGCTCTCAGGTAATATTCCAGATCTCTCAAACCTTACCCGTTTATCACATCTGGATATAGGTGAGAATTCATTCCCGGTTCAACTACCCTCTTGGTTTGAGAATGTGTCCTCATTGGTTTCAGTTGATCTGTCCTCCTGTGGTATAAATGGTTTCATCCCTTCCAATTTCATGCCCCGCTCAAGAATGAGCAATCTTGTGCTTGATTCTAACTACGGCTTGAAAGGAAACCTTTCTTTCATGCTAAGCCATTCTTCCTCACTAGTCGTGCTATCCCTTAGTCAATGTAATTTAACGGGAGTGTTCCCCACTTCTATTGCAAATTTCTCAAAACTTATGACCATGGATCTGGGGTACAACAATTTGGAGGGCAGTATACCATCCTCTTTTGGCAGCTTAACCTCCCTTAGATATCTGCACCTTAATGACAACCACTTAAGTGGTCAGATTCCTCCGTCTCTGTGTCAGCTTCCAACATTGAGTGAGCTCTATCTAGGCCACAACCAGCTGTCAGGAGCAATTCCAGATTGCATTTCAAAGTTGGCCAGTTTAAAGGTATTGTCACTTCGTTCCAGCGGATTAAGAGGGAACATTTCACTTCAACTATTTGAAAATCTAACCCGCCTTGAAGAATTGGACCTTTCAGAAAATCAGTTTGTCATTGACATCTCTACAAGCTGGGTTCCTAAGTTTGCCCACCTGTATATTCTTGAATTGCAGTCTTGCAATATAGAAGGCAACTTCCCTGCATTTTTGTCCCAGCAGTATCAATTGTCCTGGCTAGATCTTTCAGATAACAACATTGTGGGAAATCTTCCTTCGTGGCTGTGGGATCTTCCTAATCTTGATCTGCTCAATCTTTCAAATAACCAACTGGAAGGTTCTCTACCTCGCAAGATATCTCATAGTTTTTATACAGTGGACTTGCATGGGAATAGATTATATGGCTCTCTTCCTGCTCTTGATTTTGCTGCAAATGCATTAGATCTGTCAAATAATGGGTTTAATGGCTCTATTCCTACAACAATTGGGATATTTGACACTCTATCATTGTCAGGGAATAATTTgactggagaaattccaagttctaTATGTAACAATTCAGATTATCATAGAGTTTTGGACCTGTCAAAGAACAAGTTGACAGGTATGATTCCTTCAAATATTGGGCAGTGTTCTAgaatggaaattttaaaattggCTCAAAATGTTTTGCAAGGGGAGATTCCGAAGGAGTTAGGAAATCTGCAGAGTCTTCGCACATTAAATCTCAATGGTAACAGGTTGCAAGGTATTATTCCACCATCTATTGCGAATTGCACAGATCTACAAATATTTGATCTAGGAAATAACAATTTTGAAGGTAGCATTCCTGTTTGGATTGAAAAGTTGACAGATTTGAGAATTCTTAGCTTGGCTTCTAATAAATTTGATggtagaattccaccccagctgtTCAGGTTGCAATATCTTCAAATTCTAGATTTACCTGATAATCAATTATCAGGAAATATACCTTCAGATGTGAGCAAGTTATGTGCTTTGGTCAATAATTCACAAAGTTTTCATTTACAATATTCTTCATATTATCCAGAGCTTTCAACTGTGGACAGAGAGTATGGAATGAATTTTGCTGATGAAGTAACAGTTTGGATAAAAGGAAGGAGAACTCCATACTCTAAAATAATTGGACAAGACAAGTTCATGGATTTGTCACATAATAACTTGTCAGGAAATATTCCTTCAGAATTGAGGCTCTTGAGAGGATTAATTTCTCtcaacatatcaaaaaataatCTAAGTGGGGTAATTCCAGAATCCTTGGGAGCCTTGACTTACTTGGAATCTTTGGATCTTTCAGAAAATAATTTGTTAGGAAAGATTCCTATTCAACTTTTAAATCTCACATTCCTTGCTGTGTTGAATCTTTCTGACAACAAGTTGTCAGGGTTAATACCACAAGGGAAGCAGTTTTCAACCTTTGAGATTTCTTCCTTTCTAGGAAATCCTAATCTTCATGGACCTCCCCTTGAAAACAGGACACAGAGTCTTGGTTTTGGTAGACAACATAATTACAAAGAATTGAATAATACAACCACTGAAAGTGTAGATGCAGTTGTAATGGATCGATGGTGGGCAGTGGGAGTGGGGTTAAGTTACGGAGTGGGATTTGCTACTGTGATTGCAGTGTTGTGCTTCCACATGAAATGGAGATACATGTGCTTTTCTTTCATGGATAATTTTATCTATGACCTTTGTGAATAG